The Intestinibacillus sp. Marseille-P6563 genome includes a window with the following:
- a CDS encoding type II toxin-antitoxin system PemK/MazF family toxin, which yields MSTYHYGDVYYIERFETCGSEQYSDRPAVIVSNELNNRYGSTVEIVYLTTQPKEDLPTHVTIYSTGRLSTVLCEQITAVDVSRIKNYLCTVTPANFPKSNGLFLLPLDSGIFPSQSMLQRAPK from the coding sequence ATGTCCACATACCATTATGGCGATGTTTATTACATTGAGCGCTTTGAAACCTGCGGCTCAGAACAATATTCAGACCGTCCTGCCGTGATCGTTTCAAACGAATTAAATAACCGGTATGGTTCTACGGTCGAGATCGTATACCTCACGACCCAGCCCAAAGAAGATCTCCCAACCCATGTCACCATTTATTCAACCGGGCGTCTGAGCACTGTTTTGTGCGAACAAATCACTGCGGTCGATGTCAGCCGAATCAAAAATTATCTCTGCACCGTTACCCCGGCGAACTTTCCAAAATCGAACGGGCTATTTTTGCTTCCATTGGATTCCGGTATCTTTCCGTCGCAGAGCATGCTCCAAAGGGCGCCGAAATAG
- a CDS encoding tyrosine-type recombinase/integrase, with protein sequence MSSNVVRLYDEVVTPHPSAKVPEFVGIDYDRLAEAILVKQEEHKKERRAARAAAGAEKRKKIGSNGTVDPIRDKKGIVRIAQYFADRGQPRNELMFLIGCSVGLRGSDLSRLRVGDFKPPAYQARIKEQKTGKIRVITLNPVAIDAYHALLASLPDYSDDTYLFQSQRTGNCSIDRHSFAHILRQAQHDLGLPYRLGTHSMRKTFAYHVFMDNQQTPEVLAYLQKLLNHRDSVTTLRYIGLEQKREQQLYKDLDFGFSLDDIHTEEE encoded by the coding sequence ATGTCGTCCAACGTCGTCCGCTTGTATGACGAAGTCGTCACACCACATCCGTCTGCCAAGGTCCCGGAATTTGTCGGCATCGACTATGATCGTTTGGCCGAAGCAATCCTGGTAAAGCAGGAGGAACATAAAAAAGAGCGCCGGGCAGCCAGAGCGGCTGCCGGCGCCGAAAAACGCAAAAAAATCGGCTCCAATGGCACAGTAGATCCCATTCGTGATAAAAAGGGTATTGTTCGCATTGCTCAATATTTTGCCGACCGCGGCCAGCCGCGCAATGAACTCATGTTCCTGATCGGCTGCTCGGTGGGGCTGCGCGGGTCCGATCTTTCCCGTTTGCGGGTCGGCGATTTCAAGCCGCCTGCATATCAGGCGCGTATCAAAGAGCAAAAGACCGGAAAGATCCGGGTGATCACGCTCAATCCGGTGGCGATCGATGCCTATCATGCGCTGCTCGCATCTCTCCCGGACTATTCCGATGATACCTATCTGTTCCAGTCGCAGCGCACGGGCAATTGCAGCATTGACCGTCATTCTTTTGCCCACATTCTGCGGCAAGCGCAGCACGATCTCGGGCTGCCATACCGGCTTGGCACCCACAGCATGCGCAAAACCTTTGCATACCATGTGTTCATGGACAACCAGCAGACGCCCGAAGTTCTGGCTTATCTGCAAAAGCTGCTCAACCACCGGGATAGCGTTACGACTTTGCGCTATATTGGTTTGGAGCAAAAGCGCGAACAACAGCTCTATAAAGATCTCGACTTTGGATTTTCTTTGGATGATATTCATACGGAGGAGGAATGA
- a CDS encoding flagellin N-terminal helical domain-containing protein, with product MRIQHNIMAMNAYRNYSNNTSALSKNLEKLSSGYKINRAGDDAAGLAISEKMRAQITGLETAQKNAKDGISLVQTAEGALTEVHDMLNRMVELANQSANGTYDATDRQQLQKEVQQLQSEIDRIADSSNFNGIKLLDGSLEAGGTTAVEITGASTSTTAGTANVTTAGAAINGATINGLGTGDQLKISLGSDNGTTYNITLTKQGNTLVDEATGKSYALSTSTVAADQNAAVNEAITSAINTATGGTFKATVDGTGKLVMTSDAKGANADKITSMSAVTTPAAGGASTNLNIGAVTISEANAEKVTVTTTKAFAGTEAAEAIKAGIFSINGQKFVLATGDSAIKNVQAAVGDDVTVVTGANLGEAAGQLAQATGLNITTSGNNIDISTGSGSALKLQIGDTSDSYNKLDVEISDMHASSLGIGGLNISTQDGAAAAVSLIKQAINKVSDVRGTLGATQNRLDHTINNLSVMTENIQDAESTIRDTDVADEMMAYTKNNILVQSAQAMLAQANQVPQGVLQLLQ from the coding sequence ATGAGAATCCAACATAACATTATGGCAATGAATGCCTACCGTAACTATTCCAACAATACCTCGGCTCTGTCTAAGAACCTGGAAAAGCTGTCTTCCGGTTACAAGATCAACCGCGCTGGCGATGACGCTGCTGGCCTGGCGATTTCCGAGAAGATGCGTGCACAGATCACCGGTCTGGAAACCGCTCAGAAGAACGCGAAGGACGGCATCTCCCTCGTACAGACCGCTGAAGGCGCACTGACTGAAGTACATGACATGCTCAACCGTATGGTTGAACTGGCAAACCAGTCTGCAAACGGCACCTACGACGCAACCGACCGCCAGCAGCTGCAGAAGGAAGTTCAGCAGCTCCAGAGCGAAATCGACCGTATCGCCGATTCCTCGAACTTCAACGGCATCAAGCTGCTCGATGGCTCGCTGGAAGCAGGCGGCACGACCGCAGTGGAAATCACCGGTGCTTCTACCAGCACTACAGCTGGCACAGCCAACGTTACCACGGCTGGTGCTGCCATTAATGGTGCTACCATTAATGGCTTAGGAACAGGAGATCAGTTGAAGATTTCTTTGGGTTCGGATAATGGCACCACCTACAACATCACGCTGACCAAGCAGGGCAACACGTTAGTTGACGAGGCAACCGGCAAGAGCTATGCTCTGTCGACATCGACTGTTGCAGCTGATCAGAATGCTGCGGTTAATGAAGCAATTACCAGTGCAATCAACACAGCAACTGGCGGTACTTTCAAGGCAACTGTTGATGGCACCGGTAAGCTGGTTATGACCAGCGATGCAAAGGGCGCAAATGCCGACAAAATTACCTCGATGAGTGCGGTCACCACACCGGCAGCGGGCGGTGCTTCGACCAATCTCAATATCGGTGCAGTTACTATCTCGGAAGCCAATGCTGAAAAGGTTACTGTTACCACCACTAAGGCTTTTGCTGGTACTGAAGCTGCTGAAGCAATTAAGGCAGGTATCTTCTCCATCAATGGACAGAAATTTGTTCTTGCAACAGGTGATTCGGCAATTAAGAATGTACAGGCTGCGGTTGGTGATGACGTTACTGTGGTGACGGGTGCAAATCTGGGTGAAGCTGCTGGTCAGCTGGCGCAGGCAACCGGTCTGAATATCACCACAAGCGGTAACAATATTGATATTAGCACTGGCAGCGGCAGCGCGCTTAAGCTGCAGATCGGCGATACCTCGGACAGCTACAACAAGCTGGATGTAGAAATCAGCGATATGCACGCTTCTTCGCTCGGCATTGGCGGTCTGAATATCAGCACCCAGGACGGTGCTGCGGCTGCAGTTAGCCTGATCAAGCAGGCTATTAACAAGGTATCTGACGTTCGTGGTACTCTGGGCGCAACCCAGAACCGTCTGGATCACACCATCAACAACCTGTCTGTCATGACCGAGAACATCCAGGACGCAGAATCCACCATCCGCGACACCGATGTTGCCGACGAAATGATGGCTTACACCAAGAACAACATCCTCGTTCAGTCTGCTCAGGCTATGCTGGCGCAGGCAAACCAGGTTCCGCAGGGCGTTCTGCAGCTCCTGCAGTAA
- a CDS encoding helix-turn-helix domain-containing protein translates to MNRLRDLREDADLNQTQVAKFLGMSQTGYSKYETGENDIPTQILIKLAGFYKTTTDYILGISDRRDPI, encoded by the coding sequence ATGAACAGATTGCGAGACTTACGGGAGGATGCCGACCTAAATCAGACACAGGTTGCCAAATTTTTAGGAATGTCACAAACCGGATATTCCAAATACGAGACCGGAGAAAACGATATTCCGACACAGATTTTGATCAAACTGGCAGGGTTTTATAAAACTACGACAGATTACATTCTGGGTATCAGCGATCGAAGAGACCCAATATAA
- a CDS encoding type II toxin-antitoxin system PemK/MazF family toxin: protein MRSISRGDVFYISNPNATGSEQRGDRPAIVVSNDKANRYSSVLQVVFLTRRHKTNLPTHIPVLSFGPTSTALCEQITPVDISRVGTYEGKITEDEMRAIDRGLLVSLGIAQ, encoded by the coding sequence ATGCGATCGATTTCGCGCGGCGATGTTTTCTATATTTCCAATCCCAACGCCACTGGATCTGAGCAGCGGGGTGACCGGCCGGCCATCGTTGTGTCTAACGACAAAGCCAACCGTTATTCTTCTGTTCTGCAAGTCGTTTTTCTGACCCGCCGGCACAAAACCAATCTTCCCACCCATATCCCGGTTTTGAGCTTTGGCCCAACCAGCACCGCTCTGTGCGAACAAATCACCCCGGTCGATATCAGCCGGGTCGGGACCTATGAAGGAAAAATCACCGAAGATGAAATGCGGGCAATTGATCGCGGCCTGCTGGTGTCTTTGGGAATTGCACAATAA
- a CDS encoding recombinase family protein: MAVYGYHRTSTTEQHLDRGVRAILEFCAARGWELADLYTDQQTGRHFDRPEYRFMRRRLLPGDVLILSELDRLGRNKEDTLKELRYFQERGVRVMILEIPTTLLDDSALDDQMANLILQTVNQMLIEMYAVFAQAEMEKREKRQREGIEAMKARGDWARYGRPRKLDLATFGEAYEKVKAGQMRPTACMRQLGLTKPTFYRYKQQWEREHQGFNSTDA; this comes from the coding sequence ATGGCAGTTTATGGTTATCACCGCACCAGCACCACCGAGCAGCACCTGGACCGCGGCGTCCGGGCCATCCTGGAGTTTTGCGCCGCGCGGGGCTGGGAGCTGGCCGACTTATATACCGACCAGCAAACCGGCCGCCACTTCGACCGGCCGGAATACCGGTTCATGCGCCGACGCCTGCTGCCGGGGGATGTGCTCATTTTATCCGAGCTCGACCGCCTGGGCCGCAACAAAGAAGATACCTTAAAAGAGCTGCGGTATTTTCAGGAGCGCGGGGTGCGGGTGATGATCCTGGAAATCCCGACCACGCTGCTGGACGATTCAGCGCTCGATGACCAGATGGCCAACCTCATCTTGCAGACGGTCAACCAGATGCTGATTGAAATGTATGCCGTATTTGCCCAGGCCGAAATGGAAAAACGGGAAAAGCGCCAACGGGAAGGCATCGAAGCGATGAAGGCCCGCGGCGATTGGGCGCGGTATGGCCGGCCGCGCAAGCTGGACCTTGCCACCTTTGGCGAAGCGTATGAAAAGGTAAAGGCCGGTCAGATGCGCCCGACTGCCTGCATGCGGCAGCTGGGGCTCACCAAACCGACCTTTTATCGATATAAACAACAATGGGAACGGGAACATCAGGGGTTTAACAGCACAGACGCCTGA
- a CDS encoding DUF5839 family protein, which produces MKKSANTIRACHFRKRNGQYVLNLKACYCWHIPKALRRSRIKPGDLVMVRAHDHREVVLVMEVFREEIEETNRTYKPVLCKLKKNFLKKL; this is translated from the coding sequence ATGAAAAAATCAGCCAATACCATACGGGCGTGTCATTTCCGCAAACGCAATGGACAGTATGTGCTCAACCTCAAGGCGTGTTATTGCTGGCATATCCCCAAGGCGCTGCGCCGCTCCCGCATCAAGCCCGGTGACCTGGTCATGGTGCGCGCTCACGACCATCGGGAAGTGGTGCTGGTGATGGAGGTATTCCGCGAGGAAATCGAAGAAACCAACCGTACCTATAAACCGGTGCTATGCAAACTAAAAAAGAATTTTTTAAAAAAGCTATAA
- a CDS encoding sensor histidine kinase translates to MQMHLPEVLRPMLELTVIIPATILAFLPMKGHLRVSERKLRTYGILGLLLWVIVGGAVCDTLYMPSNNWLFPWMFVFLGFFCWVVQLPLWKSMSVFLAVCGVISCLTNLATLVDAMFVEENLDPWFAYPGIWAHLALCWLLLGVLWYPATHAARWLLNEMEMPSTWYVFWILPSIFFALNMFIKPVDYDILHSGYMLSVYAAILLALLGLLLFCYFMFYLMARGIGRRMRLVQENEVLHMQAAQYRILQKNMEDTRRARHDLRQHFIALQGCIDSGDLQAVSDYVQSHMQMIPLDTPKFYCENFALNAVLHYYATWAAQEEIQMDITVRMERDTLIPEPELCTLLGNLLENALDACRALMQERTIQVQIQQNGPTILAILVKNTCPEPPQWKGDRLDSTKQNGLGFGTQSVRLIAEHYHGSARFTWENGVFQASVLLNP, encoded by the coding sequence ATGCAGATGCATCTGCCCGAGGTCCTGCGACCTATGCTGGAACTGACGGTGATCATCCCAGCCACCATCCTGGCATTCCTGCCGATGAAAGGCCATCTGCGGGTGTCAGAACGCAAACTCAGAACCTATGGAATCCTAGGTTTGCTGCTTTGGGTGATCGTCGGCGGCGCGGTATGTGATACCCTGTATATGCCCAGCAACAACTGGTTATTTCCCTGGATGTTTGTTTTTTTGGGGTTTTTCTGCTGGGTGGTACAGTTGCCGCTTTGGAAATCGATGAGTGTGTTTCTGGCGGTGTGCGGGGTGATCTCCTGTCTGACCAATCTGGCGACCTTAGTCGACGCGATGTTCGTCGAGGAAAATTTGGACCCCTGGTTTGCGTATCCCGGCATTTGGGCACATCTTGCCTTGTGCTGGCTGCTGCTGGGTGTGTTATGGTATCCGGCGACCCATGCCGCCCGCTGGCTGCTCAACGAGATGGAAATGCCGTCGACCTGGTATGTGTTTTGGATTCTTCCGAGCATTTTCTTTGCGCTGAATATGTTCATCAAGCCGGTCGATTATGACATCTTACACAGCGGCTATATGCTGAGCGTTTATGCAGCCATTTTGCTGGCATTGCTGGGACTCCTGTTGTTTTGTTATTTCATGTTCTACTTAATGGCCCGGGGCATCGGCCGCCGGATGCGGCTGGTGCAGGAAAATGAAGTGCTGCACATGCAGGCCGCACAATATCGCATCCTGCAAAAGAACATGGAGGACACCCGCCGGGCGCGCCACGATCTGCGGCAGCATTTCATTGCGTTGCAGGGCTGCATTGACAGCGGCGACCTGCAAGCGGTTTCCGATTATGTGCAGTCGCATATGCAGATGATCCCGTTGGATACCCCCAAGTTTTACTGCGAAAATTTTGCGCTCAATGCGGTGCTGCACTATTATGCCACCTGGGCTGCCCAGGAAGAGATTCAAATGGACATCACGGTCCGGATGGAACGAGATACCTTGATCCCCGAACCGGAACTTTGCACCTTGCTGGGCAATCTGCTGGAAAATGCGCTCGACGCCTGCCGTGCGCTGATGCAGGAGCGGACCATTCAGGTACAAATCCAGCAAAATGGCCCGACGATCTTAGCCATTTTGGTGAAAAACACCTGTCCTGAGCCGCCCCAATGGAAGGGCGACCGGCTGGATTCCACCAAACAAAATGGACTGGGCTTTGGGACCCAGTCCGTGCGTCTGATCGCCGAGCATTATCATGGTTCGGCCCGGTTTACCTGGGAAAATGGTGTGTTTCAGGCGTCTGTGCTGTTAAACCCCTGA
- a CDS encoding glycosyltransferase family 2 protein, giving the protein MNKCAKPMLSIGMIVKNEEQKLEKCLKALQPLRDAVPCELVIADTGSTDGTRAIAEQYADLVFDFPWVNDFSAARNAVMDKCTGLWYLTVDADEYLDSDVSELVSFFSSPDKDKADAGYIKIRNYNTADMLPGDCNEFLVCRMVRMESGIRYTGTIHESLQASSEKVIRFFSKTILHHDGYAWKTEADAQAKMQRNLQLLEKALEQHPNNARILTQCIESSNFQPDQRHFYAHRAMDVLQNEQVEEPLFAASLARNACIVATEEKLPEAAEWIIWAQKHFPDSAFIRVDVSFSAALQAHHDRDSERVIQAGEQYKAEWHRFCNNSALQAQTLCIGPLQRTKTSDQQILDLMLSEAYARTGHPEKSWEMLRGWNFSSVAPEILSDWVRAMTLLEHIPGAKEEVLRVFNITDSEETESKLRHTYVTALLNLFWNGRQGVGVFCRLPGLLGICAAFLSENDPAVRASLLESVTNWSEYPVPLAQDAIRARISLPDSFYGQPAEKLRDAITLLTQLDNNFANHAIWLTREAWSKALPKVWFAFEAVSLALQTLEIDDITLYKTLIACFRQLADSYLSQWYHPDLLRDENMLHLLPNLHRFAWYFLRSQEQLDKGDVSGCVRDLRLALEQGPQMKNMVAFMLDCVENGDYPAAIAEASPELLELAEKVKSILSAYPSDDPMVQTIKESEAYRKVAYLIEDSGAQWLV; this is encoded by the coding sequence ATGAACAAATGTGCAAAACCGATGCTTTCCATCGGTATGATCGTAAAGAACGAAGAACAAAAGCTGGAAAAATGTCTGAAAGCACTGCAGCCGCTGCGTGATGCTGTTCCCTGCGAACTGGTCATCGCCGATACCGGCTCGACTGACGGCACCCGTGCCATTGCCGAGCAATATGCCGATTTGGTGTTTGATTTTCCATGGGTGAATGACTTTTCAGCGGCCCGCAATGCGGTCATGGACAAATGCACCGGCTTATGGTATTTGACCGTGGACGCTGATGAATATCTGGATAGCGATGTGTCTGAATTAGTTTCCTTTTTCAGCAGCCCAGACAAAGACAAGGCCGATGCCGGTTATATCAAAATCCGGAATTATAACACGGCCGATATGCTTCCGGGAGACTGTAATGAATTTTTGGTCTGCCGTATGGTGCGTATGGAGTCTGGAATACGCTATACGGGTACCATTCACGAATCCTTACAGGCGTCCAGTGAAAAAGTCATTCGCTTTTTCTCAAAAACCATCCTGCATCACGATGGTTACGCTTGGAAAACGGAAGCCGATGCGCAAGCAAAAATGCAGCGAAATTTGCAACTGCTTGAAAAAGCTCTGGAGCAACACCCAAACAATGCGCGCATTTTGACGCAATGCATCGAATCATCCAACTTTCAGCCGGATCAGCGTCATTTTTACGCACATCGGGCTATGGATGTTCTGCAAAATGAACAAGTCGAAGAACCTTTATTTGCAGCATCTCTGGCACGAAACGCATGTATTGTTGCAACCGAAGAAAAGCTGCCCGAAGCCGCCGAATGGATCATTTGGGCACAGAAGCACTTCCCTGATTCGGCCTTTATCCGGGTGGATGTCTCTTTTTCGGCAGCTTTGCAGGCCCATCATGATCGGGATTCTGAAAGAGTCATTCAGGCGGGGGAACAATACAAAGCAGAATGGCACAGGTTCTGCAATAATTCTGCATTGCAGGCACAGACTCTTTGTATTGGCCCCTTGCAACGGACCAAGACCAGCGACCAGCAGATCCTTGATTTGATGTTGTCCGAAGCTTATGCCCGCACCGGCCATCCGGAAAAGTCCTGGGAAATGCTCCGTGGGTGGAATTTTTCGTCCGTAGCTCCGGAAATTCTGTCTGACTGGGTGCGCGCTATGACCTTGCTCGAGCACATCCCGGGCGCTAAAGAAGAAGTGCTGCGCGTCTTTAACATAACCGATTCGGAAGAAACCGAATCCAAACTGCGCCATACCTATGTCACTGCACTTTTGAATCTGTTCTGGAATGGACGCCAGGGCGTTGGCGTGTTCTGTCGCTTGCCCGGTTTGCTGGGTATCTGCGCAGCATTTTTATCGGAAAACGACCCAGCTGTCCGTGCCTCTTTGCTGGAATCGGTCACCAACTGGAGCGAATATCCCGTACCGCTGGCGCAGGATGCTATCCGGGCACGGATATCGCTTCCGGATAGCTTTTATGGGCAGCCCGCTGAGAAGTTGCGTGACGCCATTACTCTGCTGACTCAGCTGGACAATAATTTTGCAAACCATGCGATTTGGCTGACCCGGGAAGCTTGGTCCAAAGCGCTTCCCAAAGTCTGGTTTGCATTTGAAGCGGTTTCTTTGGCACTGCAGACACTCGAAATAGACGATATCACACTATATAAAACGCTGATTGCCTGTTTCCGCCAACTTGCAGACAGTTATTTGTCCCAGTGGTATCACCCCGATCTGCTCCGGGACGAAAATATGTTGCATCTTTTGCCCAATCTGCATCGGTTTGCCTGGTATTTTCTACGGTCGCAGGAGCAGCTCGATAAAGGCGATGTATCTGGCTGTGTCCGCGATCTCCGCCTTGCCTTGGAGCAAGGCCCTCAAATGAAAAATATGGTTGCTTTTATGCTGGACTGTGTGGAAAACGGAGATTATCCGGCTGCCATTGCCGAAGCTTCTCCCGAACTTTTGGAGCTGGCTGAAAAGGTCAAATCCATCTTGTCTGCCTATCCATCCGATGATCCGATGGTGCAAACCATCAAAGAAAGCGAAGCTTACCGTAAAGTTGCTTACCTGATCGAGGATTCGGGAGCCCAATGGCTCGTGTGA
- a CDS encoding DUF5839 family protein: MKKSANTIRACHFRKRNGQYILNPKACYCWHIPKALRRSRIKPGDLVMVRVHDHREVVLVMEVFREEIEETNRTYKPVLCKLKKNFLKKMK, encoded by the coding sequence ATGAAGAAATCAGCCAATACCATACGGGCGTGTCATTTCCGCAAACGCAATGGGCAGTATATTCTCAACCCCAAGGCATGCTATTGCTGGCATATCCCCAAGGCGCTGCGCCGCTCCCGCATCAAGCCCGGTGACCTGGTCATGGTACGTGTTCATGATCATCGGGAAGTGGTGCTGGTGATGGAGGTATTCCGCGAGGAAATCGAAGAAACCAACCGCACGTATAAACCGGTGCTATGTAAGTTAAAAAAGAATTTCTTAAAAAAGATGAAATAA
- a CDS encoding Fic family protein, producing MEYAKICEWWTNQRIQNTNELSAILSSYGIHFAYHSGKIENASITYYDTREIFTNDTVTGYTGDLRTLFEIRNSKEAFEAILTAFDQRMPLTEDFIKQIQKRLTENTYDTRKHQLGERPGEYKHRDYITGRDETGAPASDVAEEMDELLDELQDVDNKNALMAAAYFHAKFENIHPFADGNGRTGRLLMNYFLILHEHPPIVIHEQDRKSYYAALEAFDREQELSPLVSYLQRQLEKTWTPSLERSKPEKKRMADILKEVSLSASQTHDYSQSKGKNTEC from the coding sequence ATGGAATACGCGAAGATCTGCGAGTGGTGGACAAATCAGCGAATACAAAATACAAATGAGCTGTCCGCTATATTAAGTTCGTACGGTATCCATTTTGCCTATCACTCTGGAAAAATCGAAAACGCCAGCATCACCTACTATGATACACGAGAGATTTTTACCAACGATACCGTAACGGGTTATACAGGAGATTTGCGAACATTATTTGAAATCCGCAATTCAAAAGAGGCATTTGAGGCAATTTTAACGGCTTTCGATCAAAGGATGCCTTTGACCGAAGATTTTATCAAGCAGATACAAAAACGGCTGACCGAAAACACCTATGACACGCGAAAGCATCAGCTCGGGGAACGTCCAGGTGAATATAAGCATAGAGATTATATAACAGGCCGAGATGAAACCGGCGCTCCGGCTTCTGATGTGGCCGAAGAAATGGATGAACTGCTGGATGAATTGCAAGACGTAGACAATAAAAACGCCCTGATGGCAGCGGCCTATTTTCATGCAAAGTTTGAGAACATTCATCCATTTGCCGATGGAAATGGCCGCACCGGTCGATTGCTGATGAATTACTTTTTGATCCTGCATGAACACCCGCCCATCGTCATACATGAGCAAGATCGAAAATCTTATTATGCAGCCTTGGAAGCGTTTGATCGGGAACAGGAGCTTTCTCCTTTAGTTTCTTATCTTCAGAGGCAGCTTGAGAAAACCTGGACCCCGTCTTTAGAGCGTTCAAAACCTGAGAAGAAGCGAATGGCTGATATCCTCAAAGAAGTTTCACTTTCTGCAAGTCAGACACACGACTACTCCCAATCCAAAGGCAAAAATACGGAGTGCTAA